Proteins encoded together in one Candidatus Nitrosocaldus cavascurensis window:
- a CDS encoding helicase-related protein: MGMSTDMGIGSSSSNNNNNNNDDDGWIEHELIKPRSIEKRGYQISIASVARQKNTLVVLPTGLGKTTIALLLIADTLKHGGRALFLAPTRVLVHQHYNFLKEHILHDGIAVLTGNTPRHERMEVWSSASVVCSTPQVTLNDIERGFIDAGDFALLVFDEAHRAVGDYSYGRIASLLANASSSTGAGVRIIGFTATLPDDKEKVLEIASNLMIERIEVRDESSPDVRPYIKDTKIEFVTITLTPVMRRIREHVERALQSRLEELKRLGVISSTRVNMSNLIDARESISGIKGSTVPLYSAIRLSHALKVLDTQGITAFTRFYERLREKGGIGVRSLVEDRELRSAYELARGAELSGLEHPKLSRLVEILRREGFSPDEGYYSVSSSNSNSNNNSNYRRGKVLIFTSYRDSVEVITSRLIAEGFKVGYLIGKAGEYGLKQEEQVEAVNRFRAGEYSILVATSVGEEGLDIAECNLVIFYDNVPSAIRFVQRKGRTGRRMPGKVIVLVAKDTIDEAYHWISRKKVRQVRSIASIVNRIIANRTGNNKDYSSSNGKSSDISSSDDGASYGNNIYHSSTNLTNLDDFIK; encoded by the coding sequence ATGGGTATGAGTACTGATATGGGTATAGGCTCAAGCAGTAGTAATAATAATAACAACAATAACGATGATGATGGATGGATTGAGCATGAACTGATAAAGCCAAGGAGTATAGAGAAGAGAGGGTATCAGATAAGTATTGCAAGTGTTGCAAGGCAGAAGAATACGCTTGTTGTGCTACCTACTGGCTTGGGCAAGACAACGATAGCACTGCTCCTCATAGCAGATACACTCAAGCATGGTGGGAGGGCATTGTTCCTTGCACCAACTAGGGTGCTTGTGCATCAGCACTACAACTTCCTTAAGGAGCACATACTGCATGATGGTATTGCAGTACTAACTGGTAATACACCAAGGCATGAGAGGATGGAAGTATGGAGTAGTGCTAGTGTTGTATGCTCTACCCCTCAAGTCACACTCAACGATATAGAGAGAGGTTTTATAGATGCTGGTGACTTTGCCTTGCTAGTATTTGATGAAGCACACAGGGCAGTTGGAGACTACTCATATGGTAGGATAGCATCATTACTAGCAAATGCTAGCAGCAGTACAGGAGCAGGTGTAAGGATAATTGGCTTTACAGCTACACTCCCAGATGATAAGGAGAAGGTGCTAGAGATAGCAAGCAACCTCATGATAGAGAGGATAGAGGTTAGGGATGAGAGCAGCCCAGATGTCAGACCATACATAAAGGATACAAAGATAGAGTTTGTAACCATTACCCTCACACCAGTGATGAGGAGGATAAGGGAGCATGTAGAGAGGGCACTCCAGAGCAGGCTTGAGGAGCTGAAGAGGCTAGGAGTAATAAGTAGTACAAGGGTTAATATGAGCAATCTGATAGATGCTAGAGAGAGTATATCTGGCATAAAGGGTTCTACAGTACCTCTCTACAGTGCTATAAGGCTTAGCCATGCACTCAAGGTACTTGATACTCAAGGTATAACAGCATTCACAAGGTTCTATGAACGCTTAAGGGAGAAAGGAGGCATAGGTGTAAGGAGCCTTGTGGAGGATAGAGAGTTGAGGAGTGCATATGAACTTGCTAGGGGAGCAGAGCTCTCTGGATTGGAGCATCCAAAACTCTCAAGGCTGGTAGAGATACTAAGGAGGGAAGGGTTCTCTCCTGATGAAGGCTATTATAGTGTTAGCAGTAGCAATAGTAATAGTAATAATAATAGCAACTATAGGAGAGGCAAGGTACTCATATTCACAAGCTACAGGGACTCTGTTGAGGTAATCACATCAAGGTTGATTGCTGAGGGGTTCAAGGTTGGTTATCTGATAGGCAAGGCAGGGGAGTATGGGCTTAAGCAGGAGGAGCAGGTAGAGGCGGTTAACAGGTTCAGGGCTGGTGAGTATAGCATCCTTGTAGCAACAAGTGTTGGGGAGGAAGGGCTGGATATTGCTGAATGTAACCTAGTCATCTTCTACGATAATGTGCCTAGTGCTATAAGGTTTGTGCAGAGGAAAGGTAGAACAGGGAGGAGGATGCCTGGTAAGGTGATAGTGCTTGTAGCAAAGGATACCATAGATGAGGCATACCACTGGATAAGCAGGAAGAAGGTGAGGCAGGTTAGAAGCATTGCAAGTATAGTGAATAGGA
- a CDS encoding DNA-directed DNA polymerase I, producing MLCSDTYSLAPSLLVSATYDGEKRVAVLKFYNPDDDMIHVWYDKTGHKPYCFAMDEQAVLDGIRDRKDILAIERVKKADLLNDREVDMLKIVATDPLAIGGTEKSVRNMLRTWESDIKYYENYLYDNGLVVGLYYSIEDGVLKRHEYRVAENVDLALKKLIWDSIADDKASSEEFRNYLQEWAKLLNQPIPEIKRVALDIEVVSEDDRIPDANRARNEVIAVAMVGSDDRHEIFLLNRKGNSIGSKDALDANVSVRFFDDERELLRSVFSRMLDYPFIITFNGDDFDLPYLYNRALNLGIPRDEIPIALQRDSATVKHGVHIDLYRTFTNRSIQIYAFSHKYSEYTLNAISEALINESKIKFEGSIGDLPLYELANYCYNDARITYRLTTFSNNLLMKLLIAVARIAKMPIEDLSRLGVSQWIRSMLYFEHRRRNALIPRKEELEQKGHASTTAVIKDKKYRGGFVVEPKPGVHFNVVVLDFASLYPSIIKVYNLSYETVRCVHEECKANIIPETEHWVCKKRKGITSLLIGSLRDLRVNYYKQLSKDKTLKAEDKELYSVISQALKVILNASYGVMGADIFPLYCLPVAEATAAIGRYIITSTIKKCKELGIEVIYGDTDSLFLKGPSREQIESIAKWARKELGVDLDLDKQYRYIALSERKKNYLGVLIDGNVDVKGLTGKKSHTPQFVRDAFYAVVDILSKVNTEQDFEYAREEIRRIIKDYASRLKNRKIPLEDLAFNVMVGKAPEDYKKTMPQHIRAAQLLQEHGKREVKAGDIISFVKTTTPPGVKPVELAKVDEIDVEKYIEYMRTTFDQILGALGYEFDVILGASKLEDFFFTN from the coding sequence ATGCTCTGCTCAGATACCTATAGCCTTGCACCATCCCTGCTTGTATCAGCAACATACGATGGTGAGAAGAGGGTAGCAGTACTCAAGTTCTATAATCCAGATGATGATATGATCCATGTATGGTATGATAAGACTGGGCATAAGCCATACTGCTTTGCTATGGATGAGCAAGCAGTATTAGATGGGATAAGGGATAGGAAGGATATACTTGCTATAGAACGTGTTAAGAAGGCAGATCTACTCAACGATAGGGAGGTTGATATGCTGAAGATAGTTGCTACAGACCCCCTTGCAATAGGAGGCACTGAGAAGAGTGTTAGGAATATGCTAAGGACATGGGAGTCTGATATAAAGTACTATGAGAACTATCTATATGATAACGGGCTTGTAGTTGGTCTATACTACTCTATAGAGGATGGGGTGTTGAAGAGACATGAGTATAGAGTTGCTGAGAACGTAGATCTAGCACTTAAGAAGTTGATATGGGATAGCATTGCAGATGATAAGGCAAGTAGTGAGGAATTTAGGAACTACCTTCAAGAGTGGGCAAAACTCCTCAACCAACCAATACCTGAGATAAAGAGGGTAGCATTGGATATAGAGGTTGTATCTGAGGATGATAGGATACCAGATGCAAATAGGGCAAGAAATGAGGTTATAGCAGTTGCAATGGTTGGGAGTGATGATAGGCATGAGATCTTCCTGCTCAACAGGAAGGGGAATAGCATAGGAAGCAAAGATGCTCTTGATGCTAATGTTAGCGTTAGATTCTTCGATGATGAGAGAGAGTTGCTTAGGAGTGTATTCAGTAGGATGCTTGATTACCCATTCATAATAACCTTCAACGGGGATGACTTTGATCTACCATATCTTTACAATAGGGCATTGAACCTTGGTATACCAAGGGATGAGATACCTATAGCCTTGCAGAGGGACTCTGCAACAGTGAAGCATGGTGTGCATATAGATCTTTACAGAACGTTTACAAACAGATCCATACAGATATATGCATTCAGCCATAAATACTCAGAGTACACACTTAATGCTATAAGTGAAGCACTCATCAACGAGTCAAAGATAAAGTTTGAAGGCAGCATAGGAGATCTTCCATTGTATGAACTTGCAAACTACTGCTATAATGATGCAAGGATAACTTACAGGTTAACAACGTTCAGCAACAACCTACTCATGAAACTACTCATAGCAGTTGCAAGGATAGCAAAGATGCCAATAGAGGATCTCTCTAGGCTAGGGGTGTCGCAGTGGATAAGGAGTATGCTATACTTTGAGCATAGGAGGAGGAATGCTCTAATCCCTAGAAAGGAGGAGTTGGAGCAGAAAGGGCATGCATCAACAACCGCTGTTATAAAGGATAAGAAGTATAGGGGAGGTTTTGTGGTTGAGCCAAAGCCTGGGGTTCACTTCAATGTTGTTGTTCTAGACTTTGCTAGCCTATACCCAAGCATAATCAAGGTCTACAACCTCTCTTATGAGACGGTAAGATGTGTGCATGAAGAGTGTAAAGCAAACATAATACCTGAGACTGAGCATTGGGTATGCAAGAAGAGGAAAGGTATAACATCACTGCTTATAGGCTCTTTACGTGATCTAAGGGTGAATTACTACAAGCAGTTATCCAAGGATAAGACTCTAAAGGCTGAGGATAAGGAGCTCTATAGCGTTATAAGCCAAGCGTTGAAGGTCATCCTAAACGCAAGCTATGGGGTCATGGGTGCAGATATCTTCCCTCTCTACTGCTTACCAGTTGCAGAGGCAACAGCAGCAATAGGCAGATACATAATAACAAGTACCATCAAGAAGTGCAAGGAACTTGGCATAGAGGTTATATATGGGGATACTGATTCGCTCTTCCTCAAAGGCCCTTCAAGGGAGCAGATTGAGAGTATAGCAAAGTGGGCTAGGAAGGAGTTGGGTGTTGATCTTGATCTTGATAAGCAGTATAGGTATATAGCGTTAAGTGAGAGGAAGAAGAACTACCTTGGTGTGCTCATAGATGGGAACGTTGATGTTAAAGGGTTGACAGGGAAGAAGAGCCATACACCTCAGTTCGTTAGGGATGCATTCTATGCTGTTGTTGATATCCTAAGCAAGGTTAACACTGAGCAGGACTTTGAGTATGCTAGAGAGGAGATCAGGAGGATAATCAAGGATTATGCTAGTAGGTTGAAGAACAGGAAGATACCTCTTGAGGATCTAGCATTCAACGTTATGGTTGGTAAGGCACCAGAGGATTACAAGAAGACCATGCCTCAGCATATAAGGGCTGCACAACTACTACAAGAGCATGGGAAGAGAGAGGTTAAGGCTGGAGATATAATCTCATTTGTGAAGACAACAACTCCTCCAGGTGTGAAACCTGTAGAACTTGCAAAGGTTGATGAGATCGATGTTGAGAAGTACATAGAGTATATGAGAACAACATTCGATCAGATACTTGGTGCATTGGGCTATGAGTTCGATGTGATCCTTGGTGCATCGAAGTTAGAGGACTTCTTCTTTACAAACTGA
- a CDS encoding homospermidine biosynthesis protein, producing MHKVNWASNGSNDSNRHSFTGKDIPYAKISKDMSVEQLIELYASAGYNARRLGEAAKLFYKMIDDDATICLTVAGAMTPIGYGGIIKELIEYGFVDWIISTGANIYHDAHFAWNLPVKQGHYDVDDDILHKKNIVRIYDVYIKEDETLQAQDKIIQEMFTSYSSDNETLILTTAEISHMLGRYVKDHSKSPDRSFIASAYEYDVPVYISTFKDSSLALDLIPFRLKGKRVLIDAVREIIEQAAIVYNSKRNGALEIGGGVPKNTAQQTGPALDQILHLNHGGLDYIIQLTDARPDSGGLSGATLQEGKSWGKVKTSHVNIVTVYGDASITFPLLCLYAIARHEPRRHRRLYSKLNEYYERLKEMYEMYIVNEEKVKPSD from the coding sequence ATGCATAAGGTTAACTGGGCTAGCAATGGTAGTAATGATAGCAATAGGCACTCCTTCACTGGCAAAGATATCCCATATGCAAAGATAAGCAAGGATATGAGTGTTGAGCAGTTGATAGAACTATATGCATCTGCTGGTTACAATGCAAGAAGATTGGGAGAAGCAGCAAAGCTCTTCTACAAGATGATAGATGATGATGCTACCATATGCCTTACAGTTGCAGGAGCGATGACACCAATAGGCTATGGGGGCATAATAAAGGAGTTGATAGAGTATGGCTTTGTGGACTGGATAATATCTACTGGGGCAAACATATACCATGATGCGCACTTTGCATGGAACCTACCAGTGAAGCAAGGCCATTATGATGTTGATGATGATATACTGCATAAGAAGAACATAGTCAGGATATATGATGTGTACATAAAGGAGGATGAGACTCTACAGGCACAGGATAAGATAATACAGGAGATGTTCACTTCTTATAGCAGTGATAATGAAACTCTGATTCTAACTACTGCTGAGATATCACATATGCTTGGTAGGTATGTGAAGGATCATTCAAAGAGCCCAGATAGATCGTTCATTGCAAGTGCATATGAGTATGATGTGCCAGTGTACATATCAACATTCAAGGACTCCTCTCTAGCCTTGGATCTAATACCATTCAGGCTTAAAGGGAAGAGGGTTCTTATAGATGCTGTTAGGGAGATAATAGAGCAAGCAGCAATAGTGTACAACTCCAAGAGGAATGGTGCACTAGAGATTGGGGGAGGGGTGCCAAAGAATACAGCACAGCAGACTGGTCCAGCACTCGATCAGATATTGCATCTAAACCATGGAGGGTTAGATTACATAATACAGTTGACAGATGCTAGACCTGATAGTGGTGGCTTATCTGGTGCTACCCTGCAGGAGGGGAAGAGCTGGGGCAAAGTTAAGACATCACATGTCAATATTGTAACTGTTTATGGAGATGCAAGCATAACATTCCCACTACTCTGCCTCTACGCTATAGCAAGACATGAGCCAAGGAGGCATAGGAGGTTGTACTCTAAGTTGAATGAGTACTATGAGAGGCTCAAGGAGATGTATGAGATGTATATAGTTAATGAGGAGAAGGTAAAGCCTAGCGATTAA